A genomic stretch from Caulobacter sp. FWC2 includes:
- a CDS encoding CinA family protein: protein MFPLEIETLARLLIDEARGKSLRLVAAESCTGGLVAGAICAISGASDVFERGFVTYTNRAKSEMLGVPGDLIADHGAVSEPVARMMAEGALRESNGHVAVSITGIAGPGGGTPMKPVGTVHFAVARANRSVVHRHEHFAGETREAVQLAAVRTALEMLREAVA from the coding sequence ATGTTCCCGCTGGAAATCGAGACCCTGGCTCGACTGCTGATCGACGAGGCGCGCGGCAAGTCGCTGCGCCTGGTCGCGGCCGAGAGCTGCACCGGCGGCCTGGTGGCCGGCGCGATCTGCGCGATCTCCGGCGCGTCAGACGTCTTCGAACGTGGCTTCGTCACCTACACCAACCGCGCCAAGTCCGAGATGCTGGGCGTGCCGGGCGACCTGATCGCCGACCATGGCGCCGTCTCCGAGCCCGTGGCGCGGATGATGGCCGAAGGCGCGCTGCGCGAAAGCAACGGCCATGTCGCCGTCTCGATCACCGGTATCGCCGGTCCTGGCGGGGGCACGCCGATGAAGCCGGTTGGCACGGTCCACTTCGCCGTCGCCCGCGCCAACCGCTCGGTCGTCCATCGGCACGAGCATTTCGCCGGCGAGACCCGCGAGGCCGTTCAGTTGGCGGCGGTGCGAACCGCCCTGGAAATGCTGCGAGAGGCAGTGGCCTAG
- a CDS encoding FUSC family protein, which translates to MPETAPSDWRRFAGVGFSQKALKAAAARKTEIRHAIRVSAAVGAAFALATLLRLPQGYWAVFTAVIVVQSSLGATITASMERFMGTVVGALAGAVAAYFHSKWPEFGGLILCVTVALLAFVVSVRPALKVAPVTAVIMLIGQATHMDPLVAASLRVAEITVGSLVGVAATLLIFPARAHASVVTSVQKIAGLQAHILDSYILMLRGTPGPTDYLKAQDDLRAALAKLQTAMTEADRENATKLSERSVSDALPRTLWRLRNDTVMVGRTLREPLPAEGLAPAAADMLEASAKFLRGTADLLAGGARPDRLAFAEAHQTFHAGVEGLRKNGLTRELEFDDAARVFGLVFAIENLFGNLSDFEERIEEAVAKKD; encoded by the coding sequence GTGCCGGAGACCGCGCCCAGCGACTGGCGGCGCTTCGCAGGCGTCGGCTTTTCGCAGAAGGCACTCAAGGCTGCGGCGGCCCGCAAGACCGAGATACGACACGCCATCCGCGTCTCAGCGGCGGTCGGCGCGGCCTTCGCCCTGGCGACGCTGCTGCGCCTACCTCAGGGCTACTGGGCCGTGTTCACCGCCGTCATCGTCGTGCAGTCCAGCCTGGGCGCGACAATCACCGCCTCCATGGAGCGCTTCATGGGGACGGTTGTCGGGGCGTTGGCCGGCGCCGTGGCAGCCTATTTCCACTCCAAGTGGCCGGAGTTCGGCGGGCTGATACTGTGCGTGACGGTGGCCCTGCTGGCGTTCGTGGTCTCGGTGCGGCCGGCGCTGAAGGTGGCGCCGGTCACCGCTGTAATCATGCTGATCGGCCAGGCGACGCATATGGATCCGCTGGTCGCCGCCAGCCTACGGGTCGCCGAGATCACCGTCGGCAGTCTCGTCGGTGTCGCAGCCACCCTGCTGATCTTCCCGGCCCGGGCCCACGCCTCTGTCGTAACCAGCGTCCAGAAGATCGCCGGTCTGCAGGCCCACATCCTCGACAGCTACATCCTCATGCTGCGGGGCACGCCAGGGCCGACCGACTATCTCAAGGCCCAGGACGACCTGCGCGCGGCTCTGGCCAAGCTGCAGACAGCCATGACCGAGGCCGATCGCGAGAACGCCACCAAGCTCAGCGAGCGATCGGTGTCCGACGCCCTGCCCCGCACGCTATGGCGGCTGCGCAATGATACAGTGATGGTCGGCCGCACCCTGCGTGAGCCTCTGCCGGCCGAAGGCTTAGCCCCAGCCGCCGCCGACATGCTTGAAGCCAGCGCGAAATTCCTGCGCGGCACGGCCGATCTTCTTGCCGGTGGCGCACGACCGGACCGTCTAGCCTTCGCTGAGGCCCATCAGACCTTCCATGCCGGCGTCGAGGGTTTGCGCAAGAATGGCCTGACTCGGGAATTGGAGTTCGACGACGCCGCGCGGGTGTTCGGCCTCGTCTTCGCGATCGAGAACCTGTTCGGCAATCTCAGCGACTTCGAGGAACGGATCGAGGAAGCGGTGGCGAAAAAGGACTAG